One genomic segment of Acinetobacter oleivorans DR1 includes these proteins:
- a CDS encoding ferredoxin reductase, which yields MQVIEKRNSLFNSLTQAIFDKEMANFWLQKVNPLWSVKHGLVQIVKKEFVAHDMVSLTLKCNRLVKVGVAGQHHPVIVEIAGRRYERTYSLTQIDEQHLRLTIKKVADGIVSNWFMTESQIGDVFELGQPYGDMQQNINTPKLIMLAAGSGITPMLSLITAIKQSQQLDKVQVQLLYWVKQRSDAAFVEYFEKVAEQFPNFSYQVFYTQETPNDERLNAEHLALVDDLENSTIYACGPSGFVSTVEQLFEKAPTVLTEAFSLTRDSTAEVGYVNVTLTQSNKVIAIPKGESILVSLEHEGLKPTHGCRMGICNKCVCSKAQGSTRNLLNGSENTEPSQLLKICVNSAQSDLVIDL from the coding sequence CCATCTTTGATAAAGAAATGGCTAACTTCTGGCTACAAAAAGTTAATCCTTTATGGTCGGTAAAACATGGGCTTGTTCAAATTGTAAAAAAAGAATTTGTCGCTCATGACATGGTAAGTCTTACATTAAAATGTAACCGTTTAGTGAAAGTAGGTGTTGCTGGTCAGCATCATCCTGTCATTGTTGAAATTGCTGGTCGTCGTTATGAACGTACTTATAGCTTGACGCAAATTGACGAACAACATTTACGCTTAACGATTAAAAAAGTAGCTGATGGTATTGTCAGTAACTGGTTTATGACTGAAAGCCAAATTGGTGATGTTTTTGAGCTTGGTCAGCCTTATGGTGACATGCAACAAAACATCAATACGCCGAAATTAATTATGTTAGCTGCGGGTAGTGGTATTACCCCAATGTTGAGCTTAATCACTGCAATTAAACAAAGTCAGCAGTTAGATAAAGTTCAAGTACAGCTTTTATATTGGGTAAAGCAACGCTCAGATGCAGCTTTTGTTGAATACTTTGAAAAAGTTGCAGAGCAATTTCCAAATTTTAGTTATCAGGTTTTCTATACACAAGAAACACCAAATGATGAACGTTTAAATGCAGAGCATTTAGCATTAGTAGACGATTTGGAAAATAGCACCATATATGCATGTGGACCTTCTGGTTTCGTTTCAACAGTGGAACAGCTTTTTGAAAAAGCACCGACTGTATTAACGGAAGCTTTTAGCTTAACGCGTGATAGTACGGCAGAAGTTGGTTATGTAAATGTCACATTAACCCAGTCTAATAAGGTTATTGCAATTCCAAAAGGCGAATCAATTTTGGTGAGTCTTGAACATGAAGGTCTTAAGCCAACACATGGCTGCCGTATGGGAATTTGTAATAAGTGCGTTTGTAGTAAAGCTCAAGGTTCTACACGTAACTTACTCAACGGTAGTGAAAATACCGAACCAAGCCAATTACTCAAAATTTGTGTGAACTCAGCACAATCTGATCTAGTTATTGATCTTTAA